In Burkholderia sp. WP9, a genomic segment contains:
- a CDS encoding CBS domain-containing protein, which produces MRVSDILKVKGNTLFTVTPDTTLHDAVNTMAEHDIGSLVVMEYGDLVGMLTFREIISTLSKNGGSVGTSTIRKVMDDHPLTCTPETDVNEVRRMMLEHHVRYLPVLESRTLMGVISFYDVAKAVVEEQGFENRMLKAYIRDWPEEQPEQQPAR; this is translated from the coding sequence ATGCGAGTCAGCGACATCCTCAAAGTCAAAGGCAACACCCTTTTCACGGTTACGCCGGATACCACGCTGCACGACGCAGTCAATACCATGGCGGAGCACGACATCGGCTCGCTGGTTGTGATGGAATATGGCGATCTCGTCGGCATGCTGACTTTCCGCGAAATTATTTCGACGCTGAGCAAGAACGGCGGCAGCGTCGGCACCTCCACGATCCGCAAGGTCATGGACGACCATCCGCTCACCTGCACGCCTGAAACGGACGTCAACGAAGTTCGCCGCATGATGCTCGAGCATCACGTGCGTTATCTGCCCGTGCTGGAGAGCCGCACGCTGATGGGCGTGATCTCGTTCTACGACGTCGCCAAGGCGGTGGTGGAAGAGCAGGGCTTCGAAAACCGCATGCTCAAGGCCTATATCCGCGACTGGCCGGAAGAACAGCCGGAACAGCAGCCGGCGCGTTAA
- a CDS encoding alpha/beta hydrolase, with product MILTVQGKPVYAYTGGKAFDARLPTAVFIHGAEHDHSVWALQTRYFAHHGFGVLAVDLPGHCRSSGPALTTVPAMADWLAALLDAAGVQRAFVAGHSMGSLIALDFAGRYPERATHLALLATAVPMTVSDALLDAALNREPEAIGMVNAWSHSTIAAKPSCPGPGFWLHGMNQRLMERVSARGEPHLFHTDFTACNSYADGLTRAGQVRCATRLIVGRRDAMTPPRAARALAGALEQTGVPVDTVMFEAGHALMTEQPDATLDALFSFATRTPHTVR from the coding sequence ATGATCCTCACCGTTCAAGGCAAGCCCGTCTATGCGTACACGGGCGGCAAAGCGTTCGACGCGCGCCTGCCAACCGCCGTATTCATCCACGGCGCCGAGCATGATCACAGTGTATGGGCGCTGCAAACCCGCTACTTCGCGCATCACGGTTTCGGCGTGCTGGCCGTGGATTTGCCCGGCCACTGCCGCAGCAGCGGCCCGGCCCTGACCACCGTGCCAGCCATGGCTGACTGGCTGGCCGCGCTGCTCGACGCCGCGGGTGTGCAACGCGCCTTCGTAGCCGGCCACAGCATGGGCTCGCTGATCGCGCTCGACTTCGCCGGCCGCTATCCCGAGCGGGCAACGCACCTCGCCCTGCTCGCCACGGCGGTGCCGATGACCGTCTCCGATGCGCTGCTCGACGCCGCTCTGAACCGTGAACCCGAAGCGATCGGCATGGTCAACGCGTGGTCGCATTCGACCATTGCGGCCAAGCCTTCCTGCCCGGGCCCCGGCTTCTGGTTGCACGGCATGAACCAGCGACTCATGGAGCGCGTCTCGGCGCGCGGTGAACCGCACCTGTTCCATACCGATTTCACCGCCTGCAATAGTTACGCGGACGGCCTCACCCGTGCCGGGCAAGTGCGCTGCGCCACGCGCCTGATCGTGGGGCGGCGTGACGCGATGACGCCGCCGCGCGCAGCCAGGGCGCTCGCGGGCGCGCTGGAGCAAACAGGCGTACCGGTCGACACGGTCATGTTCGAAGCCGGCCACGCGTTGATGACCGAGCAACCCGACGCCACGCTAGACGCCCTCTTCAGCTTCGCGACCAGAACTCCTCACACGGTTCGATGA
- a CDS encoding Mpo1-like protein, translating into MAQTAHTDHFASFAEFYPYYLSEHRNTVSRRLHFVGSLGVIGCLAMALATGDWLWLPAAVICGYGFAWVGHFFFEKNRPATFRHPLYSLMGDWVMFKDICVGKISL; encoded by the coding sequence ATGGCTCAAACCGCGCACACCGATCACTTCGCGAGTTTCGCGGAGTTCTATCCGTACTATCTGAGCGAGCATCGCAATACGGTCTCGCGGCGGCTGCACTTCGTGGGATCGCTCGGCGTGATCGGCTGTCTTGCCATGGCGCTCGCCACCGGCGACTGGCTCTGGCTGCCCGCTGCCGTGATCTGCGGATACGGCTTCGCCTGGGTCGGGCATTTCTTCTTCGAGAAAAATCGGCCGGCTACCTTCCGGCATCCGCTTTACAGCCTGATGGGTGATTGGGTGATGTTCAAGGACATTTGCGTCGGCAAGATTTCGTTGTAG
- a CDS encoding O-acetylhomoserine aminocarboxypropyltransferase, which translates to MSANRFDTLALHAGAAPDPTTGARATPIYQTTSFSFRDSDHAAALFNMERAGHVYSRISNPTVAVFEERVAALENGAGAIGTASGQAALHLAIATLMGAGSHIVASSALYGGSHNLLHYTLRRFGIETTFVKPGDLDAWRAALRPSTRLLFGETLGNPGLHVLDIAAVAQIAHEHRVPLLVDSTFTTPYLLKPFEHGADFVYHSATKFLGGHGTTIGGVLVDGGTFDFEASGRFPEFTEPYDGFHGMVFTEESTVAPFLLRARREGLRDFGACLHPQAAWQLLQGIETLPLRMERHVANTRRVVEFLAGHAAVETVAYPELPTHPDHALARRLLPRGAGAVFSFNLRGDRAAGRSFIEALSLFSHLANVGDARSLVIHPASTTHFRMDAAALAAAGIAEGTIRLSIGLEDPDDLIDDLKRALKASQKASSSSAPHSGASGTPPQRRPESA; encoded by the coding sequence ATGTCCGCCAACCGTTTCGACACGCTTGCGCTGCACGCCGGCGCCGCTCCCGACCCGACCACTGGCGCGCGCGCCACGCCGATCTACCAGACTACCTCGTTTTCGTTCCGCGATTCGGACCACGCCGCGGCGCTCTTCAATATGGAGCGCGCGGGTCACGTCTATTCGCGCATCTCGAATCCGACCGTTGCCGTGTTCGAGGAACGCGTGGCCGCGCTGGAAAACGGCGCGGGCGCGATCGGCACGGCGAGCGGCCAGGCGGCCTTGCATCTGGCCATCGCCACGCTGATGGGCGCAGGCTCGCATATCGTTGCCTCCAGCGCGCTGTACGGCGGCTCGCACAATCTGCTGCACTACACGTTGCGGCGCTTCGGCATCGAGACGACCTTCGTCAAACCGGGCGACCTCGATGCGTGGCGAGCCGCGCTGCGCCCGAGTACGCGACTGCTGTTCGGCGAGACGCTCGGCAATCCGGGGCTCCACGTGCTCGATATCGCGGCCGTGGCGCAGATCGCGCATGAGCATCGCGTGCCGTTGCTGGTCGACTCGACCTTTACCACGCCGTACCTGCTCAAGCCCTTCGAGCACGGCGCGGACTTCGTTTATCACTCGGCCACCAAGTTCCTCGGTGGCCATGGCACGACGATCGGCGGCGTGCTGGTGGACGGCGGCACGTTCGACTTCGAAGCCTCCGGGCGTTTCCCCGAATTCACCGAGCCTTACGACGGCTTTCACGGCATGGTGTTCACCGAGGAAAGCACCGTCGCTCCGTTCCTCTTGCGTGCGCGCCGCGAGGGTCTGCGCGACTTCGGCGCATGCCTGCATCCGCAGGCTGCGTGGCAACTGCTGCAAGGCATCGAAACACTGCCCTTGCGGATGGAGCGGCACGTTGCCAACACGCGCCGGGTGGTCGAATTCCTCGCCGGTCACGCCGCGGTCGAAACCGTCGCCTATCCGGAATTGCCGACGCACCCCGACCACGCGCTCGCGAGGCGCTTGCTGCCACGCGGTGCCGGCGCCGTGTTCAGCTTCAATCTGCGCGGCGACCGCGCTGCGGGACGCAGCTTCATCGAAGCGCTCTCGCTGTTCTCGCATCTCGCGAACGTGGGCGACGCGCGCTCACTGGTCATCCATCCCGCATCGACCACGCACTTTCGCATGGACGCCGCCGCGCTCGCCGCAGCCGGCATCGCCGAAGGCACGATCCGCCTCTCGATCGGACTCGAAGATCCCGACGATCTGATCGACGACCTCAAGCGCGCGCTGAAGGCGTCGCAAAAAGCGAGCAGTTCGAGCGCGCCGCACAGCGGCGCATCCGGCACTCCCCCCCAACGCCGCCCGGAGTCCGCATGA
- a CDS encoding MFS transporter: MSDRPLPAARRAARRPEGHDSQFRLLGERRFAPFFWTQFLGAMNDNVFKIGFTSLVTYQAARFSGVDPKTAAFLISAIFILPFVLLSATSGQIADKYDKAMLTRFVKSFEIVVMLIGGAGFWLHSAPLLYLCTFLMGVHSTVFGPVKYSYLPQHLSSSELVGGNGMVEMGTFVAILIGTIVGGVGAGFVEHGAVVLAGACVTIALVGRVVSSFVPLTPAPQADLRINWNPVSETWRNLKLARENRTVFLSLLGISWLWFVGAIFLSSFFSFAKNVLSADPDVVTVLLGTFSIGIGLGSLMCEKLSKRRIEIGLVPLGSIGMSVFAIDLFFASHALPPAGHLLSVGEFIVRPAHWRVLADLFLLAMFGGLYSVPLYALIQSRSQPSHRARIIAANNILNSLFMIVSSLMAMALTAAGFGIPAIFLVTALLNIVVATYIYSLVPEFLLRFIAWVLVHTFYRIRLVHAERIPEEGAAVLVCNHVSFVDAIVIMAESPRPIRFVMDHQIFRTPFAGWVFRHAKAIPIAPAHQDAQLLTRAYERCAQALAEGDLVCIFPEGKLTKTGEMNPFRHGVTEIIRRTPAPVIPMALRGLWGSVFSRADDARWPRPIQKGVMSRLTLAVGEPLDPAQATPENLQQIVTELRGARK; this comes from the coding sequence ATGAGCGATCGTCCGTTACCTGCTGCCCGCCGCGCCGCCCGTCGACCCGAGGGTCACGACTCCCAGTTCCGGCTGCTCGGCGAGCGCCGTTTCGCGCCGTTTTTCTGGACCCAGTTCCTCGGCGCGATGAACGACAACGTCTTCAAGATCGGCTTCACGTCGCTCGTCACCTACCAGGCGGCGCGCTTTTCGGGCGTCGATCCGAAAACGGCGGCATTCCTGATTTCGGCCATCTTCATCCTGCCGTTCGTGCTGCTATCGGCCACCTCCGGGCAGATTGCCGACAAGTACGACAAGGCAATGCTCACGCGTTTCGTCAAGAGTTTCGAAATCGTGGTGATGCTGATCGGCGGCGCGGGTTTCTGGCTGCATAGCGCGCCGCTTCTGTACCTGTGCACATTTCTGATGGGCGTCCATTCGACCGTGTTCGGCCCGGTCAAATACTCATACCTGCCGCAGCATCTGTCGAGTTCGGAGCTGGTCGGCGGCAACGGCATGGTCGAAATGGGCACCTTCGTGGCGATCCTGATCGGTACGATTGTCGGCGGGGTGGGCGCGGGTTTCGTCGAGCACGGCGCGGTGGTGCTGGCCGGCGCCTGCGTCACGATCGCGCTGGTGGGGCGCGTGGTGTCGAGCTTCGTGCCGCTCACGCCGGCGCCGCAAGCCGATCTGCGCATCAACTGGAATCCGGTCAGCGAGACGTGGCGCAACCTGAAGCTGGCGCGCGAAAACCGTACCGTGTTTTTGAGCCTGCTGGGGATCTCCTGGCTGTGGTTCGTGGGCGCGATCTTCCTGTCGTCGTTTTTCAGTTTTGCGAAAAACGTGCTGTCCGCCGATCCGGATGTGGTGACCGTGCTGCTCGGCACGTTTTCGATCGGCATTGGCCTCGGCTCGCTGATGTGCGAAAAACTCTCGAAGCGGCGTATCGAAATCGGCCTCGTGCCGCTCGGCTCGATCGGCATGAGCGTGTTCGCGATCGATCTGTTTTTCGCGAGCCATGCGCTGCCGCCCGCGGGCCATCTGTTGAGCGTCGGCGAGTTCATCGTGCGGCCCGCCCACTGGCGCGTCCTGGCTGATCTCTTCCTGCTCGCCATGTTCGGCGGCCTCTACAGCGTACCGCTGTATGCGCTGATCCAGAGCCGCAGCCAGCCGAGCCACCGGGCGCGAATCATTGCCGCGAACAACATTCTGAATTCGCTGTTCATGATCGTTTCGTCGCTGATGGCCATGGCGTTGACCGCGGCAGGCTTCGGCATTCCGGCGATTTTTCTCGTTACCGCGCTGCTGAACATCGTGGTGGCGACCTACATCTATTCGCTCGTGCCCGAGTTCCTGCTGCGCTTTATCGCGTGGGTGCTGGTGCACACGTTCTACCGGATTCGCCTCGTGCATGCCGAGCGGATTCCGGAAGAAGGCGCGGCCGTACTCGTGTGCAACCACGTGAGCTTCGTGGACGCGATCGTCATCATGGCCGAGAGTCCGCGCCCGATCCGTTTCGTGATGGACCATCAGATCTTCAGGACGCCGTTCGCCGGCTGGGTGTTCCGTCACGCGAAAGCGATTCCGATCGCGCCGGCGCATCAGGACGCGCAGTTATTGACGCGAGCCTACGAGCGCTGCGCGCAGGCGCTGGCCGAGGGTGATCTGGTTTGCATCTTTCCGGAAGGCAAGCTCACCAAAACCGGCGAGATGAATCCGTTCCGGCATGGCGTGACCGAGATCATCCGGCGCACGCCGGCGCCGGTCATCCCCATGGCGCTGCGCGGATTGTGGGGCAGCGTGTTTTCGCGCGCGGACGACGCGCGCTGGCCGCGGCCGATCCAGAAGGGCGTCATGAGCCGCCTGACGCTGGCAGTGGGTGAGCCGCTCGATCCGGCGCAGGCGACGCCGGAGAACCTGCAGCAGATCGTCACCGAATTGCGCGGGGCGCGGAAGTAG
- a CDS encoding tetratricopeptide repeat protein: MTDFSAEPAASRLADLRARAAAPNAVAGDCFTFGQALLQHAGGDKASQRDALAALVHAYQLDSSCEPTLLHTIAQTAFVLRDWALVDSATGLLLSHHAEDANALIWRAAAVQQRDDFATAEALLREAVRVVPGNPVALHKLALCIKEQARFAEAEALLRQVLMLSPQNAHALFDLSELEIRSGRFAEGWTHYESRVVFAGGELNNAQQALAAISAPWQGESLAGKTLVVYGEQGNGDCLWAVRFLPMLAERARREGGRVIFGHDGPLRHLFERMLPVDLPLETSLETQPDFHCGLMSLPLRLGIVDAAGWGAPCLSADPAREQAWRERVEAHTAARRGSRKVGLVWNGNPDHIRDTRRSVPVEQIEPLLNVPDVSYFALSPGRGETVAQWRAKGLDVVDLTHHFQSGFDDVAALLANLDLVVTIDSGPAHLAGALGVPTCLMIDHVSAWFWGDESSLTAWYDSIELVRQPRVGDWAPVVAKVRERIEAVGRS, encoded by the coding sequence ATGACTGATTTCAGCGCCGAGCCGGCAGCAAGCCGTCTCGCGGATCTACGCGCGCGTGCCGCCGCGCCCAACGCCGTGGCCGGCGACTGCTTCACGTTCGGCCAGGCGCTGCTGCAACACGCCGGGGGTGACAAGGCGAGTCAGCGTGATGCACTTGCTGCGCTGGTGCACGCATACCAACTCGATTCTTCCTGCGAACCCACGCTGCTGCATACGATTGCGCAGACCGCCTTCGTGCTGCGCGATTGGGCGCTGGTCGACTCCGCCACCGGGCTGCTCCTCTCGCACCATGCCGAAGACGCCAACGCGCTGATCTGGCGCGCGGCGGCCGTGCAGCAGCGCGACGACTTCGCCACCGCCGAGGCGCTGTTGCGCGAAGCCGTGCGCGTCGTGCCCGGCAATCCAGTCGCGCTGCATAAGCTGGCGTTGTGTATCAAGGAGCAGGCACGCTTCGCCGAGGCCGAGGCGTTGCTCCGGCAAGTCCTGATGCTCTCGCCGCAGAACGCCCATGCGTTGTTCGATCTATCGGAACTCGAGATCCGCAGCGGGCGTTTTGCGGAGGGTTGGACGCATTACGAATCGCGCGTCGTGTTTGCTGGCGGCGAACTGAACAACGCCCAGCAGGCGCTCGCCGCGATCAGCGCGCCCTGGCAGGGTGAATCGCTTGCCGGCAAGACGTTGGTGGTTTATGGCGAGCAGGGCAATGGCGACTGTCTCTGGGCAGTGCGCTTTCTGCCAATGCTGGCCGAACGGGCGCGACGCGAGGGCGGCCGGGTGATCTTCGGTCACGACGGTCCGTTGCGGCATTTGTTCGAACGCATGTTGCCAGTGGATTTGCCGCTCGAAACGAGTCTGGAGACGCAGCCCGATTTTCACTGCGGACTGATGAGCCTGCCGCTGCGGCTCGGCATTGTCGACGCAGCGGGATGGGGCGCACCGTGTCTGAGCGCAGACCCTGCGCGTGAGCAGGCGTGGCGCGAACGAGTCGAAGCGCACACGGCGGCGCGGCGCGGCAGTCGCAAGGTTGGGCTGGTGTGGAACGGCAATCCGGACCATATCCGCGACACGCGGCGTTCAGTGCCCGTCGAGCAAATCGAACCTCTGTTGAACGTGCCGGACGTGAGCTATTTTGCTTTGTCGCCGGGGCGCGGAGAGACGGTTGCACAGTGGCGCGCCAAAGGTCTCGACGTCGTCGATCTGACGCATCATTTTCAGTCCGGCTTTGACGATGTCGCTGCGTTGCTGGCGAATCTGGATCTGGTCGTTACGATCGATAGCGGGCCCGCGCATCTGGCGGGGGCGCTCGGTGTGCCGACCTGCCTGATGATCGATCACGTTTCCGCGTGGTTCTGGGGCGATGAGTCGTCGCTGACGGCCTGGTACGATTCGATTGAACTCGTTCGACAACCGCGCGTTGGCGACTGGGCGCCGGTCGTGGCGAAAGTGCGGGAGCGGATTGAAGCGGTGGGGCGGAGCTGA
- a CDS encoding YihY family inner membrane protein, protein MLSRVRFDLDTLKRLAQFAAQRSSEDRIPQVAGSLTFTTMLSLVPLATVAFALFTAFPIFASFQMSLQIFLADHLMPAQLNSQIFNYLNQFASKAKGLTTIGMIFLFVTAVMTMMTVESAFNVIWRVRKARPIAQRILVYWAIITLGPILIGVSLSISSYLFTQSMTFTAAQRMTPVIEWALAGAALPLTAVAFTILYVYLPNCRVEWRDAVIGGVTAAIAFELAKRGFGYYVRRIPTYTAVYGAFAAVPLFLLWMYLCWFITLAGAMIASALPAIRIGQFHRPTFEGSNLFDSLELLARLSEARDAGKRGYTVPELSRMLRRDMDTTLNLLEKLEEIEWIARLQEDDSRPHFLLLANPAQITVERLFGLFVIDRAELGYQLELASTRVDGEMLLAALENDKLKVTLAALLAARAADRAARAAEDESGAPSMPQHAA, encoded by the coding sequence TTGTTGTCCAGGGTGCGTTTCGATCTCGACACGCTCAAACGCCTCGCGCAGTTTGCCGCGCAGCGCAGCAGCGAAGACCGCATTCCGCAGGTGGCCGGCAGTCTCACGTTCACCACCATGCTTTCGCTCGTGCCGCTCGCGACCGTCGCGTTCGCGTTGTTCACTGCGTTTCCGATCTTTGCTTCCTTCCAGATGTCGCTGCAGATTTTTCTTGCCGATCATCTGATGCCCGCGCAGCTCAACAGTCAGATCTTCAATTATCTGAATCAGTTTGCTTCGAAGGCGAAGGGTCTCACCACCATCGGTATGATTTTTCTGTTCGTCACCGCCGTGATGACGATGATGACGGTCGAGTCCGCGTTCAACGTGATCTGGCGCGTGCGCAAGGCGCGGCCAATCGCGCAGCGCATTCTGGTGTACTGGGCGATCATCACGCTCGGCCCGATCCTGATCGGCGTGAGCCTGTCGATTTCATCGTACCTGTTCACGCAATCCATGACCTTCACGGCGGCCCAGCGCATGACACCGGTCATCGAGTGGGCGCTCGCGGGCGCCGCGCTCCCGCTCACCGCGGTCGCATTCACGATTCTCTACGTGTACCTGCCGAATTGCCGCGTGGAATGGCGCGACGCGGTGATCGGCGGTGTGACTGCCGCGATCGCCTTCGAGCTTGCGAAGCGCGGCTTCGGTTATTACGTGCGGCGCATTCCAACCTACACCGCGGTGTATGGCGCATTTGCGGCCGTGCCGCTGTTTCTGCTGTGGATGTACCTGTGCTGGTTCATCACGCTGGCGGGCGCGATGATCGCGTCCGCGTTGCCGGCCATTCGCATTGGGCAGTTTCACCGGCCCACCTTCGAAGGCAGCAATCTGTTCGACTCGCTCGAACTGCTCGCGCGCCTCTCGGAAGCACGCGACGCCGGCAAGCGCGGCTATACGGTGCCCGAACTTTCACGCATGCTTCGCCGCGATATGGACACCACGCTCAACCTGCTGGAAAAGCTCGAAGAGATCGAGTGGATCGCGCGCTTGCAGGAGGACGACTCGCGTCCGCATTTCCTGCTGCTGGCGAATCCGGCGCAAATCACTGTCGAGCGCCTGTTCGGACTGTTCGTGATCGACCGCGCGGAGCTCGGATATCAGCTCGAGCTGGCGTCCACGCGTGTGGACGGAGAAATGCTGCTGGCGGCCCTCGAAAACGACAAGCTGAAAGTGACGCTCGCCGCTTTGCTTGCCGCGCGAGCAGCCGACCGTGCCGCGCGCGCTGCGGAGGACGAGTCTGGCGCGCCTTCCATGCCGCAGCATGCGGCGTGA
- the wrbA gene encoding NAD(P)H:quinone oxidoreductase has product MKDILVLYYSRHGATRELALAIAHGVDSVPGMQARVRTVPAVSTVCEATQPDIPAEGPPFVELRDLEECAGLALGSPTRFGNMAASLKYFLDGTTPQWLSGALSGKPACVFTSTGSLHGGQESTLLSMMLPLLHHGMLIVGIPYTESALSTTQTGGTPYGASHFARAGSAEHGISADEKTLAIALGARVARTAASMSERP; this is encoded by the coding sequence ATGAAAGACATTCTCGTGCTCTATTACAGCCGTCACGGCGCCACGCGCGAACTCGCGCTGGCGATCGCGCACGGCGTCGACAGCGTTCCCGGCATGCAGGCGCGCGTGCGTACCGTGCCGGCGGTGTCCACCGTCTGTGAAGCGACCCAGCCCGACATTCCCGCCGAAGGGCCGCCCTTCGTCGAACTGCGTGACCTCGAAGAATGCGCCGGCCTCGCGCTCGGCTCGCCCACCCGCTTCGGCAACATGGCCGCGTCGCTCAAATACTTTCTCGACGGCACCACGCCGCAGTGGCTATCCGGCGCCCTCTCAGGCAAGCCCGCCTGCGTGTTCACGTCCACCGGCAGTCTGCACGGCGGTCAGGAATCCACGCTGCTCTCCATGATGCTGCCGCTTCTGCATCACGGCATGCTGATCGTCGGCATTCCGTACACCGAGAGCGCGCTGAGCACCACGCAAACCGGCGGCACGCCTTACGGCGCGTCGCATTTCGCGCGTGCGGGCAGCGCCGAACACGGCATCTCCGCGGACGAAAAGACGCTCGCCATCGCGCTCGGCGCCCGCGTCGCGCGCACGGCGGCATCCATGAGCGAAAGGCCGTGA
- the aroC gene encoding chorismate synthase yields the protein MSGNTLGTLFTVTTFGESHGPAIGCVIDGCPPGMALNEADIQLELDRRKPGTSRHVTQRQEEDKVEILSGVFEGQTTGAPIALLIRNTDQRSKDYGNIADTFRPGHADYTYWQKYGIRDYRGGGRSSARLTAPTVAAGAVAKKWLREKFGTEIRGYMAALGEIDVPFVDWAQVRENPFFVPNAEIVPQLEAYMDALRKDGDSIGARINVVASGVPVGLGEPLFDRLDADIAHAMMGINAVKGVEIGAGFASVAQRGSVHGDELTPEGFVGNHAGGVLGGISTGQDITVSIAIKPTSSIRTPRRSIDKAGQPVVVETFGRHDPCVGIRATPIAESMLALVLIDHALRHRAQCGDVSVSTPKIAASAP from the coding sequence ATGTCCGGCAACACGCTCGGTACGCTTTTCACTGTCACGACCTTCGGCGAATCGCACGGTCCCGCTATCGGCTGCGTGATCGACGGCTGCCCGCCGGGCATGGCGCTCAACGAAGCCGACATTCAACTGGAGCTCGACCGTCGCAAGCCCGGCACGTCGCGGCACGTCACGCAGCGTCAGGAAGAAGACAAGGTCGAGATCCTGTCGGGCGTGTTCGAAGGCCAGACCACCGGCGCGCCGATCGCGCTCCTGATCCGCAACACGGACCAGCGCAGCAAAGACTACGGCAACATTGCCGACACCTTCCGGCCGGGCCACGCCGACTACACCTACTGGCAGAAATACGGCATCCGCGACTATCGCGGCGGTGGCCGTTCGTCGGCTCGCCTCACGGCGCCCACGGTGGCCGCGGGCGCGGTCGCCAAGAAGTGGCTGCGCGAGAAGTTCGGCACCGAGATTCGCGGCTATATGGCCGCGCTCGGTGAGATCGACGTGCCGTTCGTCGACTGGGCGCAGGTGCGTGAGAACCCGTTCTTCGTGCCCAACGCGGAGATCGTGCCGCAACTTGAGGCGTATATGGACGCGCTCCGCAAAGATGGCGACTCAATCGGCGCGCGCATCAACGTCGTGGCGTCCGGCGTGCCGGTCGGTCTCGGCGAGCCGCTGTTCGACCGTCTCGACGCCGACATTGCGCACGCCATGATGGGCATCAACGCGGTGAAGGGCGTCGAGATCGGCGCGGGCTTTGCGAGCGTCGCGCAGCGCGGCTCGGTGCATGGCGACGAATTGACGCCGGAGGGCTTCGTCGGCAATCACGCGGGCGGCGTGCTCGGCGGCATTTCGACCGGGCAGGACATCACGGTGTCGATTGCGATCAAGCCGACTTCGAGCATTCGCACGCCGCGCCGCTCGATCGACAAGGCGGGGCAACCGGTTGTCGTCGAAACGTTCGGGCGGCATGACCCGTGCGTCGGGATTCGCGCCACGCCGATCGCCGAATCGATGCTCGCGCTGGTGCTGATCGATCATGCGCTGCGCCATCGCGCGCAATGCGGCGACGTGTCCGTCAGCACGCCGAAGATCGCGGCCAGCGCGCCGTAA